A region of the Kaistia geumhonensis genome:
GTCGACGGCACGATCGACTACGAATTCCAGTCGGGCTCCTACGGGCAGGGCTATTGCGGCGGCTGTGGCGAGCTCTACGGCATCGATCACACCGTCGAGACTGCGGACATCGCCGCCTGGACCTTCCTCGTCAACGGCTATGTCGATGTCGGCACCTGGTCGGGCTTCACGCCCTATGTCGGCGCCGGTATCGGTACGTCCTACCTTCAGACCTCGAATGTCGCCTTCGTCAATCCGGACGGCAATTCGGGCTATTGGGACGGCGGCAGCCAGTGGAACTTCGCCTATGCCCTCATGGCCGGCGTGTCCTATGCCTTCTCGCCCAACATGTCGGTCGACCTCAACTATCGCTATCTCAATCTCGGCGACGCGGTCTCGGGCTATATCCCGGCCGGCGGCGGCGGCGTGATCAATTACGACAACATCTCGGCCAACGAAGTCCGTCTCGGCCTGCGCTACAACTTCTATTGAGAGCGCTATCCGGGAGAGGCTTTCTCCGGACATGATCGAGGGCGCGTCACCGCGAGGGGCGCGCCCTTTTCCTTTGCGGCCCAGGGCCCGAACTCGGCCAGGAGTGGATTGGCGTTCGGCCATCTTCGTCAGGCCCGAAGGCGTAGGTGTAGCGACGCCATTTCGGCGTCGAGGGCGACCCGCGGGGGAGGGCCCGCTTCGCCTGCTTCTTGCCCTCTCATCGTTTCCTCGCACGCAGACCCCTGTCCCTTTGAGTCCGGAGCGTCGCGGCGCAGAAACGCCGCGTTGACTTCCCTCATCGCCGCGCGTAACAGCGACGGCGGGACACGCCTCCCCAACGAGGCGCTGCTATCTGAGAGGGTAGATCATGGCAGATCTCGCGATGCCCGGCCGCCGGCCGGTGAATTCCAATTATTCCTCCGGCCCCTGCGCGAAGCGACCCGGCTGGTCGCTCGAGGCGCTCAAGGATGCGGCGCTTGGACGCTCGCACCGCGCGAAGATCGGCAAGGCCAAGCTCCAGAAGGCGATCGACCTGACGCGGTCCGTGCTCGGCGTGCCGGCGGACTACCGCATCGGCATCGTGCCCGCTTCGGACACCGGCGCCGTCGAGATGGCGCTCTGGTCTCTGCTCGGTGCGCGCGGCGTCGACCTCCTCGCCTGGGAGAGCTTCGGCGAAGGTTGGGTCACCGACGTCGTGAAGCAGCTGAAGCTCGCCGACGTCCGCACCTTCACCGCCGACTATGGCAAGCTGCCCGATCTGGGCAAGGTCGATTTCGACCGTGACGTCGTCTTCACCTGGAACGGTACCACCTCGGGCGTTCGCGTGCCGGACGGCGAGTGGATCGACGCCGACCGCGCCGGCCTCACCATCTGCGACGCGACCTCCGCCGCCTTCGCGCAGGACCTCGCCTGGTCGAAGCTCGATGTCGTCACCTTCTCCTGGCAGAAGGTTCTCGGCGGCGAGGCTGCGCATGGCATGCTGATCCTGTCGCCGCGCGCCGTGGAACGGCTCGAGAGCTACAAGCCGGCCTGGCCGCTGCCCAAGATCTTCCGCATGACCAAGGGCGGCAAGCTGATCGAAGGCATCTTCGTCGGCGAGACGATCAACACTCCGTCCATGCTCGCGGTCGAGGACTATCTCGACGCGTTGACCTGGGCCGAGGGCCTCGGCGGCTTTGCGGCGCTCGAGGCACGCTGCGACGCCAATCTCGGCGTACTGGCCGATTGGGTAGCGAAGCGCGACTGGGTCGATTTCCTGGCTGCCGAGCCCGAGACGCGGTCCAATACTTCGGTCTGTCTCGTGATCACCGACCCGGCCGTCAAGGCGCTCGACGCCGACGGCCAGGCGGCTTTCGCCAAGGGTATCGCCTCGGCGCTGGAGAAGGCCAAGGTCGCCTATGACATCGGCTCCTATCGCGACGCCCCGGCCGGGCTGCGCATCTGGGCCGGCGCCACGATCGAGGCTTCCGATCTCGCGATCCTGACCGAATGGCTCGACTGGGCCTTCGCCACGCAGAAGGCCGGCCTCAAGCAGGCCGCCTGACTTCATCGCGTTCATCATCCTTTCCGTCATGCCCGGGCTTGTCCCGGGCATCCACGACTTCCCCTCGGGGAGGCAGGAAGACGTGGATGGCCGGGACGAGCCCGGCCATGACGATGCCTGAAAAAGGTCAAGCACCATGGCACCGCGCGTTCTCATTTCTGACAAGCTTTCCAAGTCCGCCGTCCAGATCTTCAAGGATCGCGGCGTCGAGGTCGACTATCTGCCCGATCTCGGCAAGGACAAGGAGAAGCTGCTCGAGATCATCGGCAATTATGACGGTCTCGCGATCCGCTCCAATACCAAGGTGACCGAGAAGGTCATCGCGGCGGCGGGCAATCTGCGCGTCATCGGCCGGGCCGGCATCGGCGTCGACAATGTCGACATTCCGGCTGCGACGGCGAAGGGCATCATCGTGATGAACACGCCCTTCGGCAATTCCATCACTACCGCAGAGCATGCCATCGCGATGATGTTCGCGCTCGCCCGCCAGATCCCGGAGGCGAATGCCTCGACGCTGGCCGGCAAGTGGGAAAAGAACCGTTTCATGGGCGTCGAGGTGACCGGCAAGACGCTCGGCATCATCGGCTGCGGCAATATCGGCTCGATCGTCGCCGACCGCGCCGTCGGGCTGAAGATGCGCGTCATCGCCTTCGATCCGTTCCTGTCCGACGAGCGCGCCCTGACTCTCGGCGTCGAGAAGGTCGATCTCGAGACTCTGTTCCGCCGCTCCGACTTCATCACGCTGCACACGCCGCTGATCGACAAGACCCGGGGCATCATCGACGCCAAGGCGATCGCGCAGATGAAGGACGGCGTGCGCATCGTCAATTGCGCGCGTGGCGGTCTCGTCGTGGAGGCCGATCTGGCCGAGGCGCTGAAGAGCGGCAAGGTCGCGGGTGCTGCCTTCGACGTGTTCGTCGAGGAGCCGGCGACGGACAACGTTCTCTTCCACGCGCCGAATTTCATCGCGACGCCGCATCTTGGCGCCTCCACGACCGAGGCGCAGGAGAACGTCGCGCTGCAGGTCGCCGAGCAGATGGCCGACTATCTCACCAAGGGTGCCGTCTCCAACGCGCTCAACATGCCGTCCATCACGGCCGAAGAGGCGCCGCGGCTGACGCCCTTCGTCAAGCTCGCCGAGCAGCTCGGCTCCTTCGCGGGCCAGCTCACCGACACCGGCATCCAGGGCATCCGCCTCGAATATGAGGGCGATGTCGCCGGGCTGAACGTCAAGGCGCTGACGGCGGCCGCGCTCGCGGCCATCCTGCGCCCGCAGCTGCAGACGGTGAACATGGTCTCCGCCCCGGCGATCGCGCGCGAGCGCGGCATCGCTGTCGAGGAGGTTCGCCGCGAACAGCAGGGCGCCTACGAGAACTATATCCGCCTGACGGTCCTCACCGAGAAGCAGGAGCGCTCGGTCGCGGGGACGGTCTTCGCCGACAGCCGGCCGCGCAT
Encoded here:
- the serA gene encoding phosphoglycerate dehydrogenase, whose amino-acid sequence is MAPRVLISDKLSKSAVQIFKDRGVEVDYLPDLGKDKEKLLEIIGNYDGLAIRSNTKVTEKVIAAAGNLRVIGRAGIGVDNVDIPAATAKGIIVMNTPFGNSITTAEHAIAMMFALARQIPEANASTLAGKWEKNRFMGVEVTGKTLGIIGCGNIGSIVADRAVGLKMRVIAFDPFLSDERALTLGVEKVDLETLFRRSDFITLHTPLIDKTRGIIDAKAIAQMKDGVRIVNCARGGLVVEADLAEALKSGKVAGAAFDVFVEEPATDNVLFHAPNFIATPHLGASTTEAQENVALQVAEQMADYLTKGAVSNALNMPSITAEEAPRLTPFVKLAEQLGSFAGQLTDTGIQGIRLEYEGDVAGLNVKALTAAALAAILRPQLQTVNMVSAPAIARERGIAVEEVRREQQGAYENYIRLTVLTEKQERSVAGTVFADSRPRIIQIKGINMEAELGRHMLYITNRDKPGFIGRFASLLGAEGINIATFNLGRKAAGEDAIALVEVDEAISDAVIDRVAALEGVVQAKRLSF
- a CDS encoding outer membrane protein, with product MGYVKTLTLAAVVGAGIAAAGAAHAADLPEPYVEPAPVIATGGWYLRGDIGYKWYNNPDISFVTPSYVDNWSNNSLDNTGLIGIGAGYRFNDHFRVDGTIDYEFQSGSYGQGYCGGCGELYGIDHTVETADIAAWTFLVNGYVDVGTWSGFTPYVGAGIGTSYLQTSNVAFVNPDGNSGYWDGGSQWNFAYALMAGVSYAFSPNMSVDLNYRYLNLGDAVSGYIPAGGGGVINYDNISANEVRLGLRYNFY
- a CDS encoding phosphoserine transaminase, with the protein product MADLAMPGRRPVNSNYSSGPCAKRPGWSLEALKDAALGRSHRAKIGKAKLQKAIDLTRSVLGVPADYRIGIVPASDTGAVEMALWSLLGARGVDLLAWESFGEGWVTDVVKQLKLADVRTFTADYGKLPDLGKVDFDRDVVFTWNGTTSGVRVPDGEWIDADRAGLTICDATSAAFAQDLAWSKLDVVTFSWQKVLGGEAAHGMLILSPRAVERLESYKPAWPLPKIFRMTKGGKLIEGIFVGETINTPSMLAVEDYLDALTWAEGLGGFAALEARCDANLGVLADWVAKRDWVDFLAAEPETRSNTSVCLVITDPAVKALDADGQAAFAKGIASALEKAKVAYDIGSYRDAPAGLRIWAGATIEASDLAILTEWLDWAFATQKAGLKQAA